The sequence GGTCCCAGAGAGGACTGTAAATAAAGCCTCATTGTACTGGGTATCAGAACAGGAAAGTTGAAACAGCAGTGGGATATCACAAAAATAATGGTTGATGACATTGGGACCACAGAAAGACAGACTGAGCAAGCCACTCAAATGGGTGAGTGAGTTGATGCAACCTACTAGGTAGGACGCAGTCACCAGTTGGATGCAGAGTGTAGGGGTCATGAGACCTTTGTAGAGAAGGGGGCGGCAAATGGCAATGTACCGATCAAATGCCATTGCAGCCAGAAGGAAGTATTCTGTGGTCAGGAGCATGCTGACAAAGGAATACTGAAGGAGGCAACCACAATAGGAGATGGCTCTCTGTCCTGCTATGTAGTTCATCAGCATCTTAGGGATAAAGACCAAGGAATAGCAGAAATCCAAGAAAGCCAACTGGCTAAGGAAAAAGTACTTGGGAGAATGGAGCTGGGCACTAGCCAGGATGACTGCAGTCAGCCAAACGTTGCCCACTACAGTGATGAGATAAATCAAGAGAAACAGCACAAATAGGACCGTATTCAGTTCAGGGTCATCGGTCAGCCCCAGGAGGATGAATTCAGTTATCTCACTGACATTTCTGTTAGCCATTTATGTGGCTCCTCTCTGATGGGACTACAGGGAAtgagaggaaacagaaaataagcaaagaGTGCAGCTTGAACATGACCTTGTTCTACCAGCATCTttagaaaactgcatgattttagttaataataataaatcacagTCAATTCACTTCTTGCAAATATGAAAGTTAGCCTGATTCAAAACTTTATTCGGATCAAAGTCTCACCAGGGGCtgtaaactggcattaggtaccACATAGAAGCCCCTGGAGAAAGTAAAATCCCCATGAAAAGCTGTAATAGTGATCTTAGTTTAGCGGAGAAGGTTCAGAGTTGGACGTTGGATAACAGTGCATCTCAGATTCCAGAACACAAGACAAGGAcctcatgttttaaaaagaagatcccttaacaaagaataaaaaactcAATGTTTAACAGATAAATTCTTGGGGAATCTGGCAATATTATTCTCTGTGACATCTTTTTAACT is a genomic window of Camelus bactrianus isolate YW-2024 breed Bactrian camel chromosome 10, ASM4877302v1, whole genome shotgun sequence containing:
- the LOC105081015 gene encoding olfactory receptor 5J3-like, with amino-acid sequence MANRNVSEITEFILLGLTDDPELNTVLFVLFLLIYLITVVGNVWLTAVILASAQLHSPKYFFLSQLAFLDFCYSLVFIPKMLMNYIAGQRAISYCGCLLQYSFVSMLLTTEYFLLAAMAFDRYIAICRPLLYKGLMTPTLCIQLVTASYLVGCINSLTHLSGLLSLSFCGPNVINHYFCDIPLLFQLSCSDTQYNEALFTVLSGTTSVATFLMVVSSYLGILLTVLKIQSLRGRYKAFSTWVSHLMVVTLFYGTVMFTYLGTSSSYPQDRAKILSVFYTLLPPILNLLIYNVRNTEAK